The following proteins are co-located in the Sporolactobacillus pectinivorans genome:
- a CDS encoding ABC transporter ATP-binding protein, protein MKAQKTNAKPAYSTFQNVGYVLKNLWHWNKKLFLACVTRVPVLVFLPFLGILMPKLVIDCLTEKVSPWQFAAVIGLATLGIITCNVISQSLDGWIRWNVTSIRTNYIVLMYRKIMDTDYENLESPEGQNKLEKAHQATNSNSKGTEAIVHALILLAANLFGIVLYGGVLAALNPLIIAFLLGTAAVGFLFSRHAQNYEHWHKDDWTPIEKKLDYLIDKCDDFSSGKDLRLYRMTRWFGQRFGSLMAERTLWLQRIALRHYLADGAVGIMALCRDSLAYAYLLYLVLNGRMTVANFTLYFGTIAGFSTWLTGLTDQLSKVQHMSLEICDVRGYLDIKDHFNRGKGTPLPEKEKWPCSITFDHVTFSYPGGDRKILDDVSLHIRAGEKIALVGLNGAGKTTCIKLLCGFYHPTSGRILIDGKDMATFNRDNYYKLFTAVFQDIHILPVSIARNIAPRLNQPIDFDKINRCLQLAGLKEKIDSLPGGLNAMMVKEVNEGAVQFSGGELQKLLLARALYKESPVLILDEPTAALDPIAENELYQRYGTLASGRTSLFISHRLSSTRFCDRIIFLSDGKIAESGTHDELMKQSGKYARLFAIQSHYYQDHVAEKAAGGEAYESISTCICSKK, encoded by the coding sequence TTGAAGGCACAAAAAACGAATGCCAAGCCCGCATATTCCACATTTCAAAATGTCGGCTATGTTCTTAAAAATTTATGGCACTGGAACAAGAAATTGTTTCTTGCTTGCGTTACGCGTGTTCCCGTTCTCGTCTTCCTGCCTTTTCTAGGCATTCTGATGCCAAAACTCGTCATTGACTGCCTGACCGAAAAAGTGAGCCCCTGGCAATTTGCAGCAGTGATTGGACTGGCGACGCTGGGTATTATCACCTGCAATGTGATCAGCCAGTCTCTGGACGGGTGGATTAGATGGAATGTAACGTCCATCCGAACCAATTATATTGTGCTGATGTATCGCAAAATCATGGACACAGACTATGAAAACCTGGAAAGTCCGGAAGGGCAGAATAAGCTGGAAAAAGCCCACCAGGCGACGAATTCCAACAGTAAGGGAACTGAAGCGATCGTTCATGCACTGATCCTGCTGGCCGCCAATCTTTTCGGTATCGTGCTTTACGGGGGCGTACTCGCTGCATTAAATCCGCTGATTATCGCTTTTCTGCTAGGCACCGCAGCGGTCGGTTTTTTATTCTCGCGGCACGCTCAAAACTATGAGCACTGGCACAAAGACGACTGGACACCAATTGAAAAAAAGCTGGATTATCTGATTGACAAGTGCGACGATTTTTCATCCGGCAAAGACCTGCGTCTTTACCGGATGACCCGCTGGTTCGGACAACGGTTCGGCTCACTGATGGCCGAACGCACCCTCTGGCTCCAGCGCATCGCCCTTCGCCATTATCTGGCCGACGGTGCAGTCGGAATCATGGCACTTTGCCGGGATAGTCTGGCCTATGCTTACTTGCTATATCTTGTTCTGAACGGCCGGATGACAGTCGCAAATTTTACCCTCTATTTCGGAACAATTGCCGGATTTTCGACCTGGCTCACCGGTCTGACGGACCAGCTCTCGAAGGTCCAGCACATGAGCCTGGAAATCTGCGACGTCCGCGGTTATCTGGACATCAAAGATCATTTCAATCGCGGCAAGGGAACCCCTCTTCCTGAAAAAGAAAAATGGCCCTGTTCAATAACGTTTGATCATGTCACATTTTCCTATCCCGGGGGAGATAGAAAAATTCTCGACGATGTCAGCCTGCATATCCGTGCGGGCGAGAAGATTGCTCTTGTCGGCCTGAACGGTGCCGGAAAAACGACGTGTATCAAATTGTTGTGCGGTTTCTATCATCCGACATCCGGACGGATTCTTATCGATGGCAAAGATATGGCCACTTTCAACAGAGATAACTATTACAAGCTGTTCACTGCAGTTTTTCAGGATATCCATATACTTCCGGTTTCCATTGCACGCAACATTGCACCCCGGCTGAACCAGCCGATTGATTTTGATAAAATCAATCGTTGTCTGCAGCTTGCCGGATTAAAAGAAAAAATAGACAGTCTGCCAGGCGGGCTGAATGCAATGATGGTCAAGGAAGTGAATGAAGGCGCTGTGCAGTTCTCCGGCGGGGAGCTTCAGAAATTACTGCTCGCGCGTGCATTGTACAAAGAGTCTCCCGTTCTGATACTTGACGAACCAACCGCCGCGCTCGACCCGATTGCCGAGAACGAGCTCTACCAGCGCTATGGAACACTTGCATCGGGGAGAACATCACTGTTTATTTCTCACAGGCTGTCGAGCACCCGATTCTGTGACCGGATTATTTTCCTGTCGGACGGCAAGATCGCCGAATCCGGAACACATGACGAACTGATGAAACAGAGCGGAAAATATGCGCGATTATTCGCGATCCAGAGCCATTACTATCAGGATCATGTCGCAGAAAAAGCAGCCGGAGGTGAAGCTTATGAATCAATCAGTACATGCATCTGTAGTAAAAAATAA
- a CDS encoding ABC transporter ATP-binding protein: MNQSVHASVVKNKLHILWHSLGLIQRKIPSLLPATVAGALLKSFSPFITIFLTARIIDELFGARSITRLAWYVGVAVSLNLIIFLTQKAMERIKDMGTYQLYYHGFNELDQLILSTDYENVEKPDFHLKKQKIDEACNMSMRGIWQLPELTDLFISNLCAVIFSIVLAFPLFIVSSARSHSFFDSPWLSLLFLGLIILSSAYSVMSNSRFSKVVFKKMDGMMPINRAFSFYCKLMEDHHSGKDVRIYQQQKLIDQAYYHFNQKFLRLFCIDASKMQSRFFGISAAISSLISGFVYLFVGIKALVGLISIGSVVQYVGAISQFTAGFSQLITSAADSWQNLDYIKLYFDFLDTPNPKYNGTLPVEKRTDNDYEIEFRNVSFTYPGAKTYALKNLSLKIKIGQHLAVVGRNGSGKTTAIKLLCRLYDPQEGEILLNGINIQKYDYQEYLSLFSVVFQDFRLFAFSAGQNVAADVNYDRKRAMDCLDEAGVGERIRKMAKGLDTPLYKIDDGGVEISGGEAQKIAIARALYKNAPFVVLDEPTAALDPVAEYDIYSKFQKIVGNKTAIYISHRLSSCRFCDTILVFNKGEMIQHGSHNELIHDEKGQYYALWQAQAQYYKDDKRAFSS; this comes from the coding sequence ATGAATCAATCAGTACATGCATCTGTAGTAAAAAATAAACTTCACATTCTTTGGCACAGTCTGGGACTGATCCAGCGGAAGATCCCTTCCCTGCTTCCGGCGACCGTCGCCGGAGCTCTGCTGAAATCATTCAGCCCTTTTATCACAATCTTTTTAACGGCACGAATAATTGATGAACTTTTTGGCGCACGATCGATTACCCGGCTTGCCTGGTATGTCGGCGTTGCAGTTTCTCTGAATCTGATTATTTTCCTCACGCAAAAAGCGATGGAACGGATTAAAGACATGGGCACGTACCAGCTATACTATCATGGTTTTAACGAGCTCGATCAATTGATTCTGAGCACCGATTATGAGAATGTGGAGAAACCCGATTTCCATCTGAAGAAACAGAAAATCGATGAAGCCTGCAACATGAGCATGAGAGGAATCTGGCAGCTTCCGGAGCTGACAGATCTGTTCATTTCCAATCTCTGTGCCGTTATTTTTTCAATCGTGCTCGCCTTTCCTCTCTTTATTGTTTCTTCAGCCAGATCCCACTCCTTTTTCGATTCACCTTGGCTGTCTCTGCTGTTTTTGGGGCTAATTATACTTTCATCCGCTTATTCGGTTATGTCGAATTCCCGGTTCAGCAAAGTAGTTTTCAAAAAAATGGACGGCATGATGCCGATCAATCGTGCTTTTTCGTTTTACTGCAAGTTAATGGAAGATCACCATTCGGGAAAGGATGTCCGGATTTATCAGCAGCAAAAACTGATCGACCAGGCCTATTATCATTTTAATCAAAAATTTCTCCGGCTTTTCTGCATCGATGCTTCAAAAATGCAGAGCCGTTTCTTTGGCATCAGTGCCGCCATCTCCTCGCTGATCAGCGGATTCGTTTATCTGTTCGTCGGCATAAAGGCGCTGGTCGGCCTGATCAGCATCGGCTCGGTCGTTCAGTACGTCGGGGCGATCAGCCAATTCACTGCCGGTTTTTCACAGTTAATCACATCGGCGGCTGACAGCTGGCAGAATCTCGATTACATCAAACTTTATTTTGATTTTCTTGATACACCGAATCCAAAATACAACGGCACACTGCCTGTCGAAAAACGGACGGACAACGATTATGAAATAGAATTTCGGAATGTGTCCTTCACGTATCCAGGCGCCAAGACGTATGCCCTGAAAAATCTTTCACTAAAAATAAAGATCGGGCAGCATCTCGCGGTCGTCGGCAGGAACGGATCAGGAAAAACGACAGCCATCAAACTGCTCTGCCGCCTCTATGATCCCCAGGAAGGCGAAATTCTGCTCAATGGGATCAATATACAGAAATATGATTATCAGGAATACCTAAGTCTTTTCTCCGTTGTTTTTCAGGACTTTCGGCTGTTCGCCTTCTCTGCCGGCCAGAATGTCGCAGCAGATGTGAATTACGACCGGAAACGCGCGATGGATTGCCTGGATGAGGCCGGTGTCGGTGAACGTATCCGAAAGATGGCTAAAGGTCTGGACACGCCTCTTTATAAGATCGATGACGGCGGCGTTGAAATCTCCGGCGGTGAAGCTCAGAAAATTGCGATTGCCCGTGCGCTTTATAAAAATGCCCCTTTTGTTGTTCTTGACGAACCGACTGCCGCGCTGGATCCTGTGGCAGAATACGATATCTATTCCAAATTCCAGAAAATTGTCGGTAATAAAACGGCCATCTATATTTCGCATCGGCTGTCTTCCTGCCGTTTCTGCGACACTATTCTCGTGTTCAACAAGGGTGAAATGATTCAGCATGGCAGTCATAACGAATTGATTCATGATGAAAAAGGCCAGTACTACGCGCTGTGGCAGGCGCAGGCACAGTATTATAAAGATGATAAACGAGCTTTTTCCAGTTGA
- a CDS encoding GNAT family N-acetyltransferase has translation MSDSLFYGSLVRLAARRTDDIDVMVRWYEDAEYLRNVDTDIALPKSKNQLEAEENNESTSIEFRLRTIDKDDLIGFVALHSIEWNNHSGLLAIGIGESQNRNKGYGTDALKIILRYAFHELNLNRVGLDVIEYNTRAIRAYEKAGFRHEGKMRAAVNRDGKFYDRLIMGILRSEWEALNQD, from the coding sequence ATGAGTGACAGCCTTTTTTACGGCAGTCTAGTGCGGCTTGCCGCCCGAAGAACTGACGATATTGATGTCATGGTCCGGTGGTATGAAGATGCGGAATATCTTCGCAACGTGGATACAGATATCGCTCTTCCCAAATCGAAAAACCAGCTGGAAGCGGAAGAAAACAATGAATCCACTTCTATTGAATTCAGACTGCGGACGATTGACAAGGATGACCTGATCGGCTTCGTGGCCCTTCACAGTATAGAATGGAATAATCATTCAGGGCTTTTGGCAATCGGCATCGGAGAATCCCAAAACCGCAATAAAGGCTATGGAACAGATGCCTTGAAAATCATTCTTCGCTATGCTTTTCATGAACTGAATTTAAATCGTGTTGGTCTGGATGTCATTGAATATAATACACGTGCTATCCGGGCTTATGAGAAAGCCGGATTTCGGCACGAGGGGAAAATGCGCGCCGCCGTGAACCGCGATGGAAAGTTCTATGATCGTCTGATCATGGGTATTTTACGTTCAGAATGGGAAGCGTTGAACCAGGACTGA
- the rplT gene encoding 50S ribosomal protein L20: MARVKGGYVTRRRRKRVLKLAKGYFGAKHKLFKVAQQQVFKSLTYAYRDRRQTKRNFRKLWIARINAAARINGLSYSKLIYGLKTAGIEVNRKMLADLAVHDEKAFATLAEKAKAAK; encoded by the coding sequence ATGGCAAGAGTTAAAGGTGGATATGTGACTCGGCGCAGACGCAAAAGAGTGCTCAAACTTGCGAAGGGTTATTTCGGCGCAAAACATAAATTATTCAAAGTAGCTCAGCAACAGGTCTTCAAATCCCTTACTTACGCTTATCGTGATCGTCGTCAGACAAAGCGTAATTTCCGCAAACTGTGGATTGCGCGTATCAACGCTGCGGCGCGTATCAACGGCCTGTCTTACAGCAAATTGATTTACGGACTGAAAACAGCCGGCATTGAAGTTAACCGTAAGATGCTGGCCGACTTGGCTGTTCATGACGAAAAAGCATTTGCAACGCTCGCTGAAAAAGCTAAAGCTGCAAAATAA
- the rpmI gene encoding 50S ribosomal protein L35 encodes MPKMKTHKGAAKRFKKTGTGKMKRNHSYTSHMMIHKSQKQKRNLRKSAIATSTLAKKVKKMINA; translated from the coding sequence ATGCCAAAAATGAAAACGCACAAAGGTGCCGCAAAACGCTTCAAGAAAACAGGTACCGGAAAAATGAAACGGAACCACTCATATACAAGCCATATGATGATTCACAAGTCTCAGAAACAAAAGCGCAATCTTCGCAAGAGTGCCATCGCAACATCTACTTTAGCGAAAAAAGTCAAAAAAATGATCAACGCTTAA
- the infC gene encoding translation initiation factor IF-3, with the protein MIVNEGIRSQQVRLIGQNGEQIGIKTKAEALVMAQNANLDLVMVAPGAKPPVCRIMDYGKFRFEQQKKDREARKNQKVISIKEIRLSPSIEDHDFNTKMRNAKKFLEKGDKVKVSVRFRGRAITHSDLGRQVLEKLAEECAEVSVVEARPKMEGRSMFLVLAPKAEK; encoded by the coding sequence ATGATTGTCAACGAGGGGATCCGTTCTCAGCAAGTTCGTCTGATTGGTCAGAATGGGGAACAGATTGGCATTAAGACCAAGGCGGAAGCTTTGGTGATGGCTCAGAATGCCAATCTTGATTTAGTCATGGTGGCTCCCGGTGCGAAACCGCCGGTATGCCGCATTATGGACTATGGCAAGTTCCGTTTCGAACAGCAGAAAAAGGATCGGGAAGCCCGTAAAAATCAAAAAGTAATCAGCATCAAAGAAATTCGTTTAAGCCCAAGCATTGAGGATCATGACTTTAATACCAAAATGCGCAATGCGAAAAAGTTTCTTGAAAAGGGCGACAAAGTCAAGGTATCGGTTCGGTTCAGGGGACGTGCAATCACGCACTCTGATCTTGGACGCCAGGTTCTTGAAAAACTCGCTGAAGAATGTGCCGAAGTCAGTGTCGTTGAGGCCAGGCCAAAAATGGAAGGCCGTAGCATGTTCCTTGTGCTGGCCCCGAAAGCCGAGAAGTAA
- the thrS gene encoding threonine--tRNA ligase, translating into MSAIHITFPDQSVKAFESGVTTEDIAGSISQGLKKQALAGKFNGQFIDLRHPLEEDGTLEILKADDPEVLQIMRHTTTHVMAQAIRRIYGKIQLGVGPAIKDGFYYDIDLDQNLTPEDLPKIEKEMKKIISENLEIRREEVSREEAIRRFKEAGDELKIELIRDIPEGEKITIYSQGEYFDLCRGPHLPSTGKIKAFKLMTISGAYWRGNSDNQMLQRIYGTAFFSQKDLDSYIHFREEAQKRDHRKLGKQLELFMFSEEAPGMPFYLANGQIIRTELENFSRELQRQDDYEEVRTPLMMNQRLWENSGHWDHYHENMYFTKVDDVNYALKPMNCPGHMLIYKDTLHSYRDLPIRIAEFGQVHRHELSGALNGMLRVRTFCQDDAHIFVRPDQIESEIKNIFRLIGKIYSTFGFEYTVELSTRPEDHMGSIEMWDQAEAALSRVLKAINMPYTINEGDGAFYGPKIDFHIKDAIGRSHQCATIQLDYQMPEKFDLTYIDENNAKVRPVVIHRAIYGSLDRFFAILIEHFAGAFPTWLAPVQVELIPVADVHLDYVSKLEHDLKMAGIRVHADRRAEKLNYKIRDAQTHKIPYTLVIGDHEIEDNTLNVRKYGEKETNTVPYEAFKTQILEEIKNRITKKPVVK; encoded by the coding sequence GAAGATATTGCCGGTTCAATCAGCCAAGGGCTGAAGAAACAGGCGCTTGCCGGAAAATTCAATGGTCAGTTTATCGATTTGAGGCATCCACTGGAAGAAGACGGAACGCTGGAAATTTTAAAAGCTGATGATCCGGAAGTTCTGCAGATCATGCGCCATACCACAACGCATGTAATGGCGCAGGCGATCCGCAGAATTTATGGCAAGATTCAGCTGGGCGTCGGACCTGCGATCAAAGACGGGTTCTACTATGACATTGATCTGGATCAGAATCTGACACCTGAAGATTTGCCGAAAATTGAGAAGGAAATGAAGAAAATCATTTCAGAAAACCTGGAAATCAGGCGTGAAGAAGTCAGCCGTGAGGAAGCGATCCGCCGCTTTAAAGAGGCAGGGGATGAACTGAAGATAGAATTGATCCGCGATATCCCGGAAGGTGAGAAGATTACAATCTATTCGCAGGGCGAATACTTTGACCTGTGCCGCGGCCCGCACCTGCCGTCAACCGGAAAAATCAAAGCGTTCAAACTGATGACTATTTCCGGTGCATACTGGCGCGGCAACAGCGATAATCAAATGCTGCAGCGCATTTACGGAACGGCATTTTTCAGCCAGAAGGATCTGGACAGCTACATTCATTTCCGCGAGGAGGCACAGAAAAGAGATCATCGCAAGCTTGGCAAGCAGCTCGAACTTTTCATGTTTTCTGAAGAGGCGCCCGGCATGCCCTTCTATCTGGCGAACGGACAGATTATTCGCACGGAGCTGGAAAATTTCTCACGCGAGCTGCAGCGTCAGGATGATTATGAAGAAGTGCGCACGCCTCTGATGATGAATCAGAGGCTCTGGGAGAACTCCGGACACTGGGATCATTATCATGAAAATATGTACTTCACAAAAGTGGACGATGTTAATTATGCGCTGAAGCCAATGAACTGCCCGGGTCACATGCTCATCTATAAAGATACGCTGCATTCCTATCGCGATCTGCCGATACGCATTGCTGAATTCGGTCAGGTTCACCGCCACGAACTCAGCGGAGCGCTGAACGGTATGCTTCGTGTCCGCACATTCTGTCAGGACGACGCGCATATTTTCGTTCGCCCGGATCAGATTGAAAGTGAAATTAAGAATATCTTCAGGCTGATCGGCAAAATTTACAGTACATTCGGTTTCGAGTATACGGTTGAGCTTTCTACCCGCCCTGAAGACCACATGGGAAGCATTGAAATGTGGGATCAGGCGGAGGCTGCTTTGAGCCGCGTGCTGAAGGCGATCAACATGCCGTACACAATTAACGAAGGCGACGGTGCTTTCTATGGTCCGAAGATTGATTTTCACATTAAGGACGCGATTGGGCGGAGCCACCAGTGCGCGACGATTCAGCTCGATTATCAAATGCCGGAAAAATTTGATCTCACCTACATTGATGAGAATAACGCAAAGGTACGCCCGGTTGTTATTCACCGTGCGATATACGGCTCGCTTGACCGATTCTTCGCAATACTGATCGAGCATTTTGCAGGAGCGTTCCCAACCTGGCTGGCGCCTGTTCAGGTTGAATTGATTCCGGTTGCGGACGTGCACTTGGACTATGTCTCTAAACTCGAACATGATCTGAAAATGGCCGGTATCCGCGTGCACGCTGATCGTCGTGCGGAGAAACTTAATTATAAGATCCGGGATGCTCAGACACATAAGATTCCGTATACGCTGGTCATTGGCGATCATGAGATCGAAGACAACACGCTCAATGTCCGTAAATACGGAGAAAAAGAAACAAATACAGTTCCATACGAAGCATTCAAAACTCAGATACTCGAAGAAATTAAAAATCGGATAACGAAAAAACCTGTTGTCAAATAA